From the genome of Halobacteriovorax marinus SJ:
CTACAATTTCATCTGTATCTATATTTAAGTCAATTGCAGGTGATCTATCATTTTCAAGTTGAGAAGGATTGATTGCATCAACAGAGTAACTCTCTTTCTCAGAGTCTATCTCACTTTCTAAGTCGGCAAAGATTTGATCAACTTCTTCTTCTGCAATATCGTCTAAATCTTCGATATTTGCTGAAGTTGCTGTGTCAAAAGAGTTTTCATTCTCAGAAAGCTCCTCTTCCACTTGAGCAGACTCTTCATCTACGGCCCAGAAGTCTTCCTTATCTATTTCATCTTCTAGTGAAGCATGTTCTTGTACGTTTTGTGATTGAAATTCTTGTGGCATTTGAAATGAAGGATCAGTTGCATCAAGATCTTCTTCAACTTCGACATCATCAATTTCACTAGCAGATATACTTGAGTCTGAATCTGGGTAATCCATATCTTCATCAGAAGGTAGACTTGATTCAGATTCAACTTCTTCTGCAGAAGACTCTTGAGCTTCTATCTTAGGAGGGAATACCCCAAATTTATTTTCTGCACCAATTACATTAGGAACTTCAATTCCCCAACCTTTCATCTCTTCACTGAGAGCATCTTCGGCCTGTGCTTCATCAAACACTAGTTCCTCTGGCTCTTGATCAGATTTAGAAAGTGTTGCACTAGAATTGTCAGATGGTTTAGGTGAATCAACTACCCAATCATCTCCAATAATATCTTCTTCAACTTCATCTTGAATTTCTTCATTATATGATGATTCTTCTTCATCTAGATTAATGTCTGCAAGATCTCCTCTATTATCTAGGAGCATGCGACACTTCTGAATAAACTTTTCACTCTCAAATGGCTTTACAATTTTATCGCCAATACCTGAGTCTGATAATTGATAATCATCAATCGAATCAAAAGTTCCAAGCATTGCTAGGATTTCACTATTACTTGAAATTCCTTTAATTTTCTTCGCGAGATCATAACCTGAAAGAGATTCAGATAGATTAAAGTCCAGTAGGATTAAATCAAACTCTGATGACTCCACTTTCTTAATAAGATCACTCTCATTGAGACACTCAACTAATTCATAATCTGTATTAGAAAGAGTGATTGCTATAACTTTTTGAATTGTAAGACTGTCGTCAGCGACTAATATTTTTTCTGCCATATAGATATTGTCACTCAATTTCGTCCGGTAAGCAACTGATTATTAATACAATGGCTAAAACTGGAGAAAAATAGTCGACTGATTATCTAGGTTTCCTCTTTGATTTGAGAGCTTAGTCAGTTCTTTAATTTTCCCATTATCATCTAAGTCTTGTCTCTCAATAGTATGCTTAATCTCTTTGTGAGTAACTCTTGAATATACTCCGTCAGTCATAAAGATAAATAGATCACCAGACATGACTTTGAATTCTTTTACGTTCAAATGTAAATCATCAAAAAGTCCAAAACCACTCATAGGAGTTGTTCTAAATTGAGTATCATAATTATCTTCACTTAAAGACTCTAGAGAATCTGGCCTTACTATATTATCAAGCTTTCCTCTCCTAAAGAGAAAGGCACTACAATTACCTGTTGAGGACATTGTTAAAATACTATCTGCCAAAGTTGCAGCTATACAAGAAGCTCCACCTCTATTTGACAGTCCTTTTTCCTGATTATCATTTTTAATCATGGAGTGGGCCAAATGCATTGAGTTCACAAGGGCGTTGCCCTCAATTAAATATTTATGGCTATAATAAAAAGGAAATGTTGAGTCTGGGTCTCCACCAATTTTTGTATAAAACTTCAATATCGTATCTTTAATTTTAGCAACTGCTGCATCACCTATATTTGAGCCTCCA
Proteins encoded in this window:
- a CDS encoding response regulator, with the translated sequence MAEKILVADDSLTIQKVIAITLSNTDYELVECLNESDLIKKVESSEFDLILLDFNLSESLSGYDLAKKIKGISSNSEILAMLGTFDSIDDYQLSDSGIGDKIVKPFESEKFIQKCRMLLDNRGDLADINLDEEESSYNEEIQDEVEEDIIGDDWVVDSPKPSDNSSATLSKSDQEPEELVFDEAQAEDALSEEMKGWGIEVPNVIGAENKFGVFPPKIEAQESSAEEVESESSLPSDEDMDYPDSDSSISASEIDDVEVEEDLDATDPSFQMPQEFQSQNVQEHASLEDEIDKEDFWAVDEESAQVEEELSENENSFDTATSANIEDLDDIAEEEVDQIFADLESEIDSEKESYSVDAINPSQLENDRSPAIDLNIDTDEIVAQVKDAITPALEELVQKFCREKIEQVAWEVIPDLAENLIKKEIKDITSTLKH
- a CDS encoding PP2C family protein-serine/threonine phosphatase yields the protein MVKLRSYSVYTNQGPYLQINEDDAVVDLKNKLFLIFDGFGGSNIGDAAVAKIKDTILKFYTKIGGDPDSTFPFYYSHKYLIEGNALVNSMHLAHSMIKNDNQEKGLSNRGGASCIAATLADSILTMSSTGNCSAFLFRRGKLDNIVRPDSLESLSEDNYDTQFRTTPMSGFGLFDDLHLNVKEFKVMSGDLFIFMTDGVYSRVTHKEIKHTIERQDLDDNGKIKELTKLSNQRGNLDNQSTIFLQF